A stretch of Stegostoma tigrinum isolate sSteTig4 chromosome 23, sSteTig4.hap1, whole genome shotgun sequence DNA encodes these proteins:
- the LOC125462240 gene encoding acyl-coenzyme A synthetase ACSM3, mitochondrial-like isoform X3, giving the protein MNALIIRFGMEKLRIINVNSLYLASYSPRLFWIVKTQFRSSSDNKTSKPQNFTDYESIKQQYKPQVPEYFNFASDILDKWSEMEKVGNRGSNPALWWLSEHGQEVKWSFQDLDIYSKRVANVLSDACGLQLKDRVIVILPRVPEWWLINIACIRTGTVLIPGTTQLTDRDILHRLQASEARCIITDDNMAVAVDSVASKCPSLKAKVTISHTQREGWMNFQDLFQNASEYHKCVNTKSLDPLAIFFTSGTTGAPKMALHTHCSYGMGLTVNGRYWLDLTPSDVMWNTSDTGWAKSAWSSFFSPWIQGACVFALQMQRFDAKITLEVLSKYPITTFCSPPTIYRMLVQNNVRSYRFKRLQHCVSAGEPMNPEVMETWKKHTGLDIYEGYGQTETVLICATFKGMKIKPGSMGKPSPAYNVQIIDENYNVVPPGVEGEIAIQMKPVKPFGLFSGYIDDPQRTAAVLRNDYFLTGDRGQMDEDGYFWFVGRSDDIILSAG; this is encoded by the exons ATGAATGCCCTAATAATTCGATTTGGTATGGAAAAGCTGCGAATAATAAATGTCAATTCATTGTATTTGGCAAGTTACAGTCCAAGACTTTTCTGGATTGTGAAGACACAATTCAGATCATCCTCAGATAATAAGACTTCTAAGCCTCAGAATTTCACAGACTATGAATCTATTAAACAGCAGTACAAACCACAAGTGCCAGAATACTTCAATTTTGCAAGTGATATCCTTGATAAGTGGAGTGAAATGGAAAAG GTCGGAAAtaggggttcaaatcctgctttgtGGTGGTTGAGTGAACATGGGCAAGAAGTGAAATGGAGTTTCCAAGATCTTGACATCTACTCTAAGAGGGTGGCCAATGTCCTGTCAGATGCTTGTGGTCTACAATTAAAGGATCGAGTTATTGTTATCCTGCCCAGGGTTCCAGAATGGTGGCTTATAAACATAGCATGCATCAGAACAG GTACTGTACTGATCCCTGGCACAACCCAGTTAACAGACAGAGATATTTTACACAGGCTTCAAGCCTCTGAAGCAAGATGCATCATTACAGATGACAACATGGCAGTTGCTGTAGATTCAGTGGCGTCCAAGTGCCCTTCCCTCAAAGCAAAGGTGACAATATCACATACACAAAGAGAGGGATGGATGAACTTCCAAGATCTTTTCCA AAATGCATCAGAATACCACAAATGTGTAAATACCAAGAGTTTGGACCCACTGGCCATTTTCTTTACCAGCGGAACTACAGGAGCTCCAAAAATGGCCCTTCATACCCACTGCAGTTATGGAATGGGCCTTACAGTAAATGGAAG GTACTGGTTGGATCTCACTCCTTCAGATGTGATGTGGAATACCTCAGACACTGGCTGGGCCAAGTCTGCATGGAGCAGCTTCTTTTCGCCTTGGATTCAAGGAGCTTGTGTTTTTGCCCTTCAGATGCAACGGTTTGATGCGAAAATTACTTTGGAA GTTTTATCCAAGTATCCCATAACAACCTTCTGCTCTCCACCTACTATATATCGTATGCTAGTGCAGAATAATGTCAGGAG ttACAGATTCAAACGCCTCCAGCACTGTGTGAGTGCTGGAGAGCCCATGAACCCTGAAGTGATGGAGACTTGGAAGAAACATACAGGCTTAGACATATATGAAGGATATGGCCAGACTGAGACT GTCTTAATCTgtgcaacatttaaaggcatgAAAATTAAACCTGGTTCAATGGGAAAGCCATCTCCAGCATATAATGTGCAG ATTATTGATGAGAATTACAATGTAGTTCCTCCTGGAGTGGAAGGTGAAATTGCCATTCAAATGAAGCCTGTTAAACCCTTTGGCCTCTTCTCTGGATACATT